In Thermoanaerobacterium xylanolyticum LX-11, the genomic window AAAATCATATTTACTCACTTTGTAGAACCCTTCCCTAGGACTTTTTGCATCTCCAGTATCATTTCTTCTTCTTTTAAGCGAAACTTAAATTCTACCCTTCTGGATTTTTCTCTATTTACTTTCCCATTTTCAATAATCAATTGGCTGTATGAACGACCATTAGCTGTTATATACGGCATCAAATCCGATTTTACCTTAGAATCGATACCTTTTATATCAGATTGCAATATATACCTAACAACTTCAAAAGCCCTCTTCTGAGAAAGCTCCAGGTTGTACACATAGTCACCGGTATCATCAGTATGCCCTTCGACAATTATCTGGGAAATGTATTTTTTAAATTTCGGATCCATAAGTATCGATATGTACCTGGGGAAAAATTCATTTAAATATCTTTTACCTTCATCTTTTAGCTCAAACTTATCCTTATCAAAAAATATACCTTCGCTAAAACTTATTGCACCTGTTTGAGGATCTATGCTAAGAGAAAGATCTGAATTTTTAAATTCATTTAAAAGCTGATTTATGATGCGAGCCCTAACACCAATTATTTCATCAACTTTTGCCTTTTGTGCATTTAGCTCGACAGCAATACTAGCATATTTATAAATCATAATAACAATTAAAAGTGCAAACATTAAAAGTAGCGCTGCCATCAAGTCCGAATAAGACTGCCAATAATCATGTACATTATCTTCATCCTTCAATTGTATTCATCTCCTTGTCTTCACTTCTCAAAGTCCTCTTAAATTCCATAATAACCTTCGGCAATTCATCCACAGATTCTTTAATTTCACTCAATGTTGAATTTAGATAACTTATTATATTGGCAAGCTCTTCATCGAATAGAGATAGACTTCGTTTAAGCCCTTCATGCGTCTTATTAGCAAACTCGTCCATTGATTGTTTAAGGCTGTTGTTTAAAATATCGATATTCTTACTTATATTGGCATAACTCGTCTGCAGTAACTCAAACTTTTCATTAATTTCCGATATATAATTAGATACAATTTGAACATGTTCTGTTTTGTCTTTTAATAATAAATCCTTTTGCTGGTTAATTTCATTCATCATTTTTAACATATCTTCAACAAGCATATTTACATTCAAAGAGACCGATTCCAACTTCGATATGTTTTCAACAAGATGTTCATTAGCTGCATTTACTTTATCGAAATAATCAGAGAAATTTGTAATTGCGTTTTCAATAGCCTTATTAACATCTTGTAAATTCAGTATGTTATTTGACAATTTTTCCATGAGTTCATTCATGCCTTCTTTAACCATTTGCTGCCACTTTATCATCTCGTCAATTGACTCACCAAGATCCGTAAATTTTCCTTTTAGTGACGTATCCATACCTTCAATAAACTTATCGATAATCTTATTAACCCCTTCCAGCTGGTTTTCGTACGCTAGATTAGCAAATTTTTCAATCATTTGTTTAGATATTTCGCTGGATTGTTTAATCTCACCAATTGAATTATCAAAGGATTCCACAATTTTAGATGTGACATATTGATTTACGATATTAGCAAACTCAGGAAATATTCTCTGCTCCAGTATATTTGAAAATACATTGCTGATCTCAAGAGATAAATCTGATACAAATTTTTGCATGTATGTTTTTTGTTCCTCTTGAATGTCCCTTATTTCCTTAAGATAATAATCTATCCCCTTCTCATCAAAAATATTTTTATACAAAGAATGAAGTGTGTCTATTTTTTTTCTATAATAATTGAGTAGCTTCCTATCAACCCAAGACCAAACCAATGAAGAAATAAGACCAGCAATTGATGTAAGAAAAGCAAGATACATTCCCGAGATTAAATTATTTATTCCTT contains:
- a CDS encoding OmpA family protein; the encoded protein is MKDEDNVHDYWQSYSDLMAALLLMFALLIVIMIYKYASIAVELNAQKAKVDEIIGVRARIINQLLNEFKNSDLSLSIDPQTGAISFSEGIFFDKDKFELKDEGKRYLNEFFPRYISILMDPKFKKYISQIIVEGHTDDTGDYVYNLELSQKRAFEVVRYILQSDIKGIDSKVKSDLMPYITANGRSYSQLIIENGKVNREKSRRVEFKFRLKEEEMILEMQKVLGKGSTK
- a CDS encoding MotA/TolQ/ExbB proton channel family protein, producing the protein MIFTKFVLFIIKSIPDFTDVFCFGIVVIAFITYFWTHRKPKRYVKLIDSYIEKIQNTSDKNMLLEELIELTDEIIEKEKNDKDITELLKKFKSMCYSGNIKNAIDVFDYTALVEIPGKRKIFNMMPGVFTGLGILGTFVGLVLGLSDLNFSGNTQVLEQGINNLISGMYLAFLTSIAGLISSLVWSWVDRKLLNYYRKKIDTLHSLYKNIFDEKGIDYYLKEIRDIQEEQKTYMQKFVSDLSLEISNVFSNILEQRIFPEFANIVNQYVTSKIVESFDNSIGEIKQSSEISKQMIEKFANLAYENQLEGVNKIIDKFIEGMDTSLKGKFTDLGESIDEMIKWQQMVKEGMNELMEKLSNNILNLQDVNKAIENAITNFSDYFDKVNAANEHLVENISKLESVSLNVNMLVEDMLKMMNEINQQKDLLLKDKTEHVQIVSNYISEINEKFELLQTSYANISKNIDILNNSLKQSMDEFANKTHEGLKRSLSLFDEELANIISYLNSTLSEIKESVDELPKVIMEFKRTLRSEDKEMNTIEG